A genomic region of Colletes latitarsis isolate SP2378_abdomen chromosome 7, iyColLati1, whole genome shotgun sequence contains the following coding sequences:
- the LOC143344004 gene encoding parkin coregulated gene protein: MVNETEFWTEIRKGIPQYRKRKPRVVPAFTIQALQENTIVAKPPRYELYKPQPPKPSTFRKFYEQGVFPISLENDIYGTKLSWKVEIEDLDFHHYLPLFFDGLTETEQPYKFLVEQGISDMLEHGGPKILPVVPQLIIPIKKALNTKMSEIICATLKAVQKLVRSADCVGEALVPYFRQILPVLNLLKDKNVNLGEGIDYSQQRGENAADIIQETLEMLEIYGGEDAFINIKYMIPTYESCMMN, encoded by the exons ATGGTAAATGAAACAGAATTTTGGACtgaaattcgaaaaggtataCCACAGTATAGAAAAAGAAAACCGAGGGTTGTTCCAGCTTTTACAATTCAAGCTTTGCAG GAAAATACTATAGTTGCAAAGCCTCCTCGGTACGAACTATATAAACCTCAACCACCTAAACcatcaacttttcgaaaattCTATGAACAGGGCGTATTTCCGATATCATTGGAAAATGATATTTATGGCACGAAACTCAGCTGGAAAGTCGAGATCGAAGACTTAGATTTTCATCATTATTTACCATTGTTTTTTGATGGATTGACAGAAACGGAGCAACCTTATAAATTTCTAGTAGAACAAGGAATATCCGACATGTTAGAACATGGCGGCCCAAAAATTTTACCCGTTGTACCGCAATTAATAATTCCTATTAAAA AGGCTCTAAATACAAAAATGTCGGAAATCATTTGTGCTACATTGAAAGCCGTCCAAAAACTCGTACGTTCAGCGGATTGTGTCGGGGAAGCTTTAGTGCCATATTTCAGACAAATTTTACCAGTTCTTAATTTATTGAAAGATAAAAACG TCAATCTCGGAGAAGGAATTGACTACTCGCAACAAAGAGGAGAGAACGCTGCAGATATAATACAAGAGACCCTTGAAATGCTTGAAATTTATGGTGGTGAAGATGCTTTTATAAATATCAAGTATATGATTCCCACGTATGAATCTTGCATGATGAATTAA